In Candidatus Methylacidiphilales bacterium, one DNA window encodes the following:
- the cofG gene encoding 7,8-didemethyl-8-hydroxy-5-deazariboflavin synthase subunit CofG, protein MASDAHHKRPLTWSSSVTFTLTHDCPWHCAYCGFRTDREGLISEEEVDRLIAVAMAQGAKEALLISGEHPGTMPHIRKELAARGFGDFWDFAIHVARRVLEAGLLPHGNYGAIPEPVLRRLRPVHVSMGVMLENVEDLPEVAPEKKAAGRLATLAAAGRCRIPFTSGILIGLGEGPDSRVRSLEALAALHRKYGHLQEILIQNYVPNNGSAARLAKVPLGLDEYIRLIEVWRGLCPDVPVQIPPNLNPCWRELIPWADDFGGISTERDEVNPQSPWRAAEAYRHAAEAAGRELRERLAVYPRFIDPVWLDGEMLRAVRES, encoded by the coding sequence ATGGCTTCCGATGCCCACCATAAGCGCCCACTGACTTGGTCCTCGTCGGTCACCTTCACGCTGACCCATGACTGCCCGTGGCATTGTGCCTACTGCGGCTTTCGTACGGACCGGGAAGGGTTGATTTCAGAGGAAGAAGTCGACCGTCTGATTGCGGTGGCAATGGCGCAGGGAGCGAAAGAGGCCCTGCTGATCAGCGGGGAACATCCGGGGACGATGCCGCACATCCGGAAGGAACTGGCGGCGCGCGGATTCGGGGACTTCTGGGATTTTGCCATCCATGTGGCCCGCCGTGTCCTCGAGGCCGGCCTGCTGCCGCATGGGAATTACGGGGCCATCCCAGAACCGGTGCTCCGGCGGCTGCGACCGGTGCATGTCTCCATGGGGGTGATGTTGGAGAATGTCGAGGACCTGCCGGAAGTGGCTCCGGAAAAAAAGGCCGCAGGCCGGCTGGCCACCCTGGCCGCAGCGGGTCGCTGCCGCATTCCCTTCACCAGTGGCATCCTCATCGGACTCGGGGAGGGCCCGGACAGCCGGGTGCGCTCATTGGAGGCGCTGGCCGCCCTGCACCGGAAATACGGTCATTTGCAGGAAATCCTCATCCAGAATTACGTCCCCAACAACGGCTCCGCCGCACGCCTGGCGAAAGTGCCGTTGGGCTTGGATGAATACATCCGTCTGATCGAAGTCTGGCGCGGACTTTGTCCCGATGTGCCGGTGCAAATCCCACCGAACCTGAATCCTTGCTGGAGAGAGTTGATCCCCTGGGCCGATGACTTCGGGGGGATATCAACGGAGCGGGACGAGGTGAACCCGCAGAGTCCGTGGAGGGCGGCGGAAGCCTACCGCCATGCGGCGGAAGCGGCGGGGAGGGAATTAAGGGAGCGGTTGGCCGTTTATCCCCGGTTCATCGATCCGGTCTGGTTGGATGGGGAAATGCTGCGGGCGGTGCGGGAAAGTTAG
- the pssA gene encoding CDP-diacylglycerol--serine O-phosphatidyltransferase, which produces MNESNKKKVYVYLLPNLMTAGNLFFGFMAILNIFEGTIIRRAGDTGWEHYYEMSLYCILGAFICDMLDGRLARLGGQESPFGREFDSLADVVSFGVAPALLLFKIVLYELPNRVGWFIAFIYLACGALRLARFNVLAADPENKSLKEFKGFPIPAAAGLIASITLLLLHIYEKVDQIGNWKYLLAVLMIFLSFMMFSGVSYPSFKALDWKTRRPFRQVVLLILLLGVALLNYTYSLALFFTGYLLYGFLRPYLSRKWRPGPDIEESSDDDESAPPSTAPAP; this is translated from the coding sequence ATGAACGAATCCAACAAGAAGAAGGTTTACGTCTACCTCCTGCCCAACCTCATGACGGCGGGCAACCTGTTCTTCGGCTTCATGGCCATTCTCAACATCTTTGAAGGCACCATCATCCGCCGGGCCGGCGACACGGGTTGGGAACACTATTACGAGATGAGTCTCTACTGCATCCTCGGCGCTTTCATCTGCGACATGCTCGACGGCCGCCTGGCCCGGCTGGGCGGCCAGGAAAGCCCCTTCGGGCGGGAATTCGACTCCCTGGCCGATGTCGTTTCCTTCGGGGTGGCGCCCGCTCTTCTTCTCTTCAAGATCGTCCTGTACGAATTGCCCAATCGTGTGGGCTGGTTCATCGCCTTCATTTATCTGGCCTGCGGGGCTCTGCGCCTGGCCCGTTTCAATGTCCTGGCCGCCGATCCGGAAAACAAATCACTCAAGGAATTCAAGGGCTTCCCCATCCCCGCCGCCGCCGGCCTCATCGCTTCGATCACGCTCCTTCTCCTCCACATTTACGAGAAAGTGGACCAGATCGGGAATTGGAAATACCTGCTGGCCGTGCTGATGATCTTTCTCAGCTTCATGATGTTCAGCGGGGTCTCCTACCCCAGCTTCAAGGCCCTCGATTGGAAGACCCGCCGGCCCTTCCGCCAGGTCGTTCTCCTCATTCTCCTGCTCGGGGTCGCCCTGCTCAATTACACCTACAGCCTGGCCCTTTTCTTCACCGGCTACCTTCTCTACGGCTTCCTCCGTCCCTACCTCTCGCGCAAATGGCGCCCGGGGCCGGACATCGAGGAATCAAGCGACGACGACGAATCGGCCCCCCCGTCCACCGCGCCGGCCCCCTGA
- a CDS encoding SufE family protein: MTARERAQELIESMNLLPDAQERFLQIISRGKKGEGLPEELKREEFRIEGCQSMLWLVPEFKDGICFFRCDSDAFITKGVASIMCQVYSGSPPREIVDLPVSFMEEAGITQHLSPNRSNGLSQLGKRIHGFAQNCLQV; encoded by the coding sequence ATGACCGCCCGCGAACGCGCCCAAGAATTGATTGAGTCCATGAACCTGCTGCCGGATGCGCAGGAGCGCTTCCTCCAGATCATCAGCCGGGGTAAGAAGGGCGAGGGTCTGCCCGAGGAGTTGAAGCGCGAAGAGTTCCGCATCGAGGGATGTCAGTCGATGCTCTGGTTGGTGCCGGAATTCAAGGACGGGATCTGTTTTTTCCGCTGCGATTCCGATGCCTTCATCACCAAGGGCGTGGCGTCGATCATGTGCCAGGTTTACAGTGGGTCGCCGCCGCGGGAGATCGTCGACTTGCCGGTGTCCTTCATGGAAGAAGCGGGCATCACCCAGCACCTTTCCCCCAACCGTTCCAACGGCCTGTCCCAACTGGGCAAGCGGATCCACGGATTTGCGCAGAATTGCCTGCAAGTTTGA
- a CDS encoding 5-(carboxyamino)imidazole ribonucleotide synthase, with amino-acid sequence MILPPSNLGVIGGGQLGRMIGLAARRLGYGFQVYEPTPGCPAGQIADRQSNRPYTDLEALTAFASAVDVVTFEFENIPADVLQHVARSAPIYPDWTVLHTCQNREREKNFLKIRGYPHAPFAVVDSAESLARAIDTLGKPCVLKTADFGYDGKGQCKITADTLPASAWAALAAPRGVLEGWIDYACELSVVCARTRNGEVRTFPVSENIHSHHILDLSIVPARIDPRIEKEALQIASSIADDLKVVGLLAVELFLQRDGKLLVNEMAPRPHNSGHYTLDACATSQFEQQIRAVCGLPLGSTELLSPVVMANLLGDLWSGGTPAWDAILAHPTAKLHLYGKAEARPGRKMGHFCVLGNTAESALAEARVIQRELAAHS; translated from the coding sequence ATGATCCTCCCCCCCTCCAACCTTGGCGTCATCGGCGGAGGACAACTCGGGCGCATGATCGGCCTCGCCGCCCGGCGCCTCGGATACGGATTCCAGGTCTACGAACCCACCCCGGGTTGCCCCGCCGGTCAGATCGCCGACCGCCAAAGCAACAGACCGTACACCGATCTGGAGGCCTTGACCGCTTTCGCTTCGGCGGTTGACGTCGTCACCTTCGAGTTCGAGAACATCCCCGCCGATGTGCTCCAGCACGTCGCCCGCTCCGCGCCCATCTACCCCGACTGGACCGTCCTCCATACCTGCCAGAACCGCGAGCGGGAAAAAAACTTCCTCAAAATCCGCGGCTACCCCCACGCTCCCTTTGCCGTGGTCGATTCCGCGGAAAGCCTGGCCCGCGCCATCGACACGCTCGGCAAACCCTGCGTGCTCAAAACCGCCGACTTCGGCTACGATGGCAAAGGCCAGTGCAAAATCACCGCTGACACCCTCCCTGCCTCCGCTTGGGCCGCCCTCGCCGCCCCGCGCGGCGTTCTTGAGGGCTGGATCGACTACGCGTGCGAACTCTCCGTCGTCTGCGCCCGCACCCGGAACGGCGAGGTCCGCACCTTTCCCGTTTCAGAAAACATCCACTCCCACCACATCCTTGACCTCTCCATTGTGCCCGCCCGCATCGATCCCCGCATCGAGAAGGAAGCCCTGCAAATCGCCTCTTCCATCGCGGATGACCTGAAGGTCGTCGGCCTCCTGGCGGTCGAACTCTTCCTCCAGCGCGATGGGAAACTCCTCGTCAATGAAATGGCCCCCCGCCCCCACAACTCGGGCCATTACACCCTCGACGCCTGCGCCACCAGCCAGTTCGAACAGCAGATCCGCGCCGTTTGCGGACTGCCTCTGGGTTCGACAGAATTGTTAAGTCCCGTCGTCATGGCCAACCTGTTGGGTGATCTCTGGTCCGGCGGCACTCCGGCCTGGGACGCCATCCTGGCCCACCCCACGGCCAAACTCCACTTGTACGGCAAAGCCGAGGCGCGCCCCGGACGCAAGATGGGCCACTTCTGCGTCCTGGGGAACACCGCGGAATCCGCCCTGGCGGAAGCGCGCGTCATCCAACGGGAACTGGCTGCCCATTCCTAA
- a CDS encoding phosphatidylserine decarboxylase family protein, whose amino-acid sequence MALHEARPFLIVTGLITVLAAWISLPFALLPGLAFAYILYFFRDPERPIPPDPLDIVSPADGRVISVEILEETAFQHGPMRRIAVFLSVFDVHVNRMPVAGRIIKSHHHAGEFLDARNPEIDVRNEAQNWLIETDRGPVVVRQIAGLIARRIVAWAREGDSLDKGQRFGMIRFGSRTDVYLPVDCEVAVKAGDRVQGGSSVIARWPAAPQKS is encoded by the coding sequence ATGGCATTGCACGAAGCCAGACCCTTCCTCATCGTCACCGGACTCATCACAGTGCTGGCCGCTTGGATCAGCCTGCCTTTCGCCCTCCTGCCAGGGCTGGCTTTCGCCTACATTCTCTACTTCTTCCGCGACCCCGAACGCCCCATCCCCCCCGACCCTCTGGACATTGTCAGCCCCGCCGACGGCCGGGTCATTTCGGTCGAAATTCTGGAAGAGACCGCCTTCCAACACGGCCCGATGCGACGTATCGCCGTCTTCCTCTCGGTCTTCGACGTCCATGTCAACCGCATGCCTGTGGCCGGCCGCATCATCAAATCCCACCACCATGCCGGAGAATTCCTCGACGCCCGCAATCCGGAGATCGACGTCCGCAATGAAGCCCAGAACTGGCTCATCGAAACCGATCGCGGCCCGGTGGTCGTCCGCCAGATCGCCGGGCTCATCGCCCGCCGCATCGTCGCCTGGGCCCGCGAGGGCGATAGCCTGGATAAGGGCCAGCGCTTCGGCATGATCCGCTTCGGCTCCCGCACCGATGTCTATCTGCCAGTGGATTGCGAGGTGGCGGTCAAGGCCGGCGACCGCGTCCAGGGCGGTTCCTCGGTCATCGCCCGTTGGCCCGCCGCCCCGCAAAAGTCCTGA